From the Entomomonas sp. E2T0 genome, one window contains:
- the gshB gene encoding glutathione synthase, which yields MSIRLGIVMDPINSINFKKDSSLAMLWAAQDRGWELFYMRQEDLYLLQGKVKAKARSLKVYKEPEHFYDLGEETDISLDTLNVILMRKDPPFNSEFLYTTYLLEKAEQEGVLIVNKPQSLRDCNEKLFATNFAKFMVPTLVSRRSDILKAFIKEQGDVILKPLDEMGGASIFRHREGDPNLSVIIETLTAHGTRQTMVQRYIPDIIAGDKRILIVDGEPIPYCLARVPAKGETRGNLAAGGTGIAQPLSEKDYAIAKAIGPELQKRGLLFVGLDIIGEYVTEVNVTSPTCIREIDKAYNTHIAGKLMNCIEAKLKK from the coding sequence ATGTCTATTCGTCTCGGCATTGTGATGGATCCTATCAATAGCATTAATTTTAAGAAGGATAGCTCACTGGCTATGTTATGGGCAGCTCAAGATCGTGGCTGGGAACTATTTTACATGCGACAAGAAGACCTATACCTACTACAAGGTAAAGTTAAAGCCAAAGCTCGCTCTCTAAAAGTTTATAAAGAACCAGAACATTTCTATGACTTAGGTGAAGAAACTGATATTAGCCTAGACACATTAAATGTTATTTTAATGCGTAAAGACCCTCCTTTTAATAGTGAATTTTTATACACCACTTACTTACTTGAAAAGGCTGAGCAAGAAGGCGTACTTATTGTAAACAAACCCCAAAGCCTACGTGATTGCAACGAAAAGTTATTTGCTACTAATTTTGCAAAATTTATGGTGCCTACTTTAGTGAGCCGCCGCTCTGATATTTTAAAAGCTTTTATAAAAGAACAAGGTGATGTCATTCTAAAACCATTAGATGAAATGGGTGGAGCCTCTATTTTTCGCCATCGTGAAGGTGATCCTAATCTCTCCGTTATTATTGAAACACTAACCGCGCATGGTACTCGACAAACTATGGTACAGCGTTATATTCCAGATATTATTGCAGGCGATAAACGTATCCTAATCGTTGATGGTGAACCTATTCCCTATTGCCTAGCACGAGTTCCTGCAAAAGGAGAAACCCGTGGCAACTTAGCGGCCGGAGGAACGGGTATTGCACAACCTTTATCTGAGAAAGATTATGCAATTGCTAAAGCAATAGGCCCTGAATTACAAAAAAGAGGCCTACTGTTTGTTGGTTTAGATATAATTGGCGAATACGTAACAGAGGTCAATGTTACTAGTCCTACCTGTATTCGAGAAATTGATAAAGCGTATAATACACATATTGCTGGTAAATTAATGAACTGTATTGAAGCCAAGTTAAAAAAGTAA
- a CDS encoding energy transducer TonB: MRSLFNKLAKLHKTKQNDLLGLMICLAAILHTTIIFGVGFAPEDQHIGKVLDVSLASFKGDTAPEEADFIAQENQQGSGTEEQALIPRTTSPADFQALEINPAPSPFPSMEKEQQPTETTKSVLTTASKQQQKDIKESDKKEQQDQAKQTVNNTDWAAQIASLEAQIAQKEQAYAKRPKILQITSAATKRDKGAAYQDEWRKKIERIGNLNYPKEASTKKIYGSLRLLVAIKKNGQLHTVKVLKSSGKPVLDRAAIRIVHMSAPFAPFPKELADTDIIEIIRTWQFDRSDRLSTDG, encoded by the coding sequence ATGCGATCACTTTTTAATAAATTAGCCAAGCTTCATAAAACCAAACAAAATGATTTGCTTGGCTTGATGATATGCTTAGCTGCTATCCTCCATACTACTATTATTTTTGGTGTTGGCTTTGCACCAGAAGATCAGCATATAGGTAAAGTTTTAGATGTTTCTTTAGCATCTTTTAAAGGTGATACAGCACCTGAAGAGGCAGACTTTATTGCCCAAGAAAATCAACAAGGCAGTGGTACTGAGGAACAAGCCCTGATACCTAGAACAACCTCTCCAGCAGATTTTCAAGCCTTAGAAATCAATCCTGCTCCTAGCCCATTTCCTTCTATGGAAAAAGAGCAACAACCTACAGAAACAACTAAAAGTGTCTTAACCACTGCCAGTAAACAACAGCAAAAAGACATTAAAGAATCTGACAAAAAAGAACAGCAAGACCAAGCTAAACAAACTGTTAATAATACTGATTGGGCTGCACAAATAGCTAGTTTAGAGGCACAAATCGCTCAAAAAGAACAAGCCTATGCTAAACGCCCTAAAATTTTACAGATCACTTCAGCCGCCACCAAAAGGGATAAGGGAGCAGCCTATCAAGATGAGTGGCGTAAGAAAATTGAACGTATTGGTAACCTAAACTACCCTAAAGAAGCTAGTACTAAGAAAATTTATGGTAGTTTAAGATTATTAGTTGCTATTAAGAAAAATGGTCAATTACATACTGTCAAAGTACTTAAATCATCAGGTAAGCCCGTGTTAGACCGTGCCGCAATTCGAATTGTTCATATGTCAGCACCCTTTGCTCCTTTTCCTAAAGAGTTAGCAGACACTGATATTATTGAAATCATTAGAACTTGGCAGTTTGATCGTAGCGACCGTTTATCAACAGATGGTTAA
- the tilS gene encoding tRNA lysidine(34) synthetase TilS translates to MSLVSQLWQQLTPYQQAKRWFVGFSGGMDSTVLLHLLVKLKQQYNLPEISAIYIHHGLQAVADSWPDHCQKTCDELAIPLIIIKVKVTKQASIEQAAREARYHAFSQIVQKDDILFTAQHQNDQAETLLFRLFRGTGVRGLTGIPKSRPLTTGTVVRPLLDIPYQTLKNYADVNHLQWIEDPSNTDTSFSRNYLRHQVIPVLQSYWPQAVNNITQTAKHLQEAQQLLNELAIQDLIVAQTTPLYPWLSIPNLRLEPLANLIWARQKNALAHWLAKYTLLPSTVHWQGWQDLLNAKESAKPIWQLQNAELHRTNERIWLLMDNWLNKPATTKQPISSEQEISLSNNGIVTIKGDLPNKPLFVSYRQGGEVLQLHNRGHRDLKKLFNEQAIPSFLRQRIPLLFDKQNRLIAVANFPQWRDKDIQQNFSFEWLPNNNLY, encoded by the coding sequence ATGTCGCTCGTTTCTCAGTTATGGCAACAACTAACACCTTACCAACAAGCTAAACGATGGTTTGTTGGCTTTTCTGGTGGTATGGATTCCACTGTTTTATTACATCTATTAGTTAAATTAAAACAACAATACAATTTACCAGAAATATCAGCCATTTATATTCATCATGGCCTACAAGCTGTGGCTGATTCTTGGCCTGACCATTGTCAAAAAACCTGTGACGAGTTAGCTATTCCTTTAATAATTATTAAAGTGAAGGTCACCAAACAAGCTAGTATTGAACAAGCTGCACGAGAAGCTCGTTACCATGCTTTTTCACAGATAGTACAAAAAGATGATATTTTATTCACAGCTCAACATCAAAACGATCAAGCAGAAACATTATTATTTCGCCTATTTAGAGGTACTGGTGTTAGAGGACTAACAGGAATACCTAAAAGCCGACCATTAACGACAGGAACTGTAGTACGTCCACTACTAGATATTCCCTATCAAACATTAAAAAACTATGCTGACGTAAATCATTTACAATGGATTGAAGATCCTAGCAACACAGATACCAGTTTTTCCCGCAATTATTTACGTCATCAGGTTATTCCTGTACTCCAAAGCTATTGGCCGCAAGCTGTAAACAATATTACACAAACAGCTAAACACCTACAGGAAGCTCAACAACTATTAAATGAGCTAGCGATACAAGACCTAATTGTAGCCCAAACAACTCCTCTTTATCCTTGGTTATCTATCCCAAACTTACGGCTAGAACCACTCGCTAATTTAATATGGGCTAGGCAAAAAAATGCACTCGCTCATTGGCTAGCTAAGTACACCCTACTTCCTAGCACTGTACATTGGCAGGGTTGGCAAGATTTGTTAAATGCTAAAGAGTCTGCCAAACCCATTTGGCAATTGCAAAATGCAGAATTACATCGTACTAATGAACGAATTTGGTTATTAATGGATAACTGGCTTAATAAACCTGCCACTACTAAACAACCTATTTCTTCAGAACAGGAAATATCACTATCTAATAATGGTATAGTCACTATAAAAGGTGATTTACCTAACAAGCCTTTATTTGTAAGCTATCGACAAGGCGGTGAGGTTTTACAGTTACATAATCGCGGTCATCGGGATTTAAAAAAACTATTCAATGAGCAAGCAATTCCTAGCTTTCTCCGCCAAAGGATACCTTTATTATTTGATAAGCAAAATAGGTTAATTGCTGTTGCTAACTTTCCCCAGTGGCGAGATAAAGATATCCAACAAAACTTTAGCTTTGAATGGTTACCGAATAATAATCTATATTGA
- a CDS encoding glutamate-5-semialdehyde dehydrogenase gives MANITDYMHELGINARQAAQALVKATTAQKNKALQCIADQLARAKETIRQANQQDLISGKANGLSPALLDRLELTDTRLEAMITGVKQVITLADPVGAIRDLKYTSSGLQIGKMRTPIGVIGMIYESRPNVTIDAAALCLKSGNAIILRGGSEAIHSNKAIAACIQQGLQEANLPSHCVQLVNTTDRQAVDLLITMPEYVDVIIPRGGKSLIQRISEHAKVPVIKHLDGVCHIYVDQYANLEKACKIALNAKCYRYGICGAMETLLVDQTVAEKFLPIVAQQFIEKGVELRGCERTLNYLPNINKATEEDWFTEYLAAILAVRVVDNIEQAISHINHYGSHHTDSIITENTESVRRFLAEVDSSSVMHNTPTCFADGFEYGLGAEIGISTDKLHVRGPVGLEGLTTEKYIVLGDGQTRG, from the coding sequence ATGGCAAATATTACTGATTATATGCACGAACTAGGCATTAATGCTCGACAAGCAGCACAGGCATTGGTAAAAGCTACTACAGCGCAAAAAAATAAAGCATTACAATGTATTGCTGACCAGTTAGCTCGTGCCAAAGAAACTATTAGACAGGCTAATCAACAAGACCTCATAAGCGGTAAAGCAAATGGTTTATCTCCTGCTTTATTAGACCGCTTAGAGTTAACTGATACTCGTTTAGAAGCAATGATTACAGGTGTGAAACAGGTTATTACTCTAGCTGATCCTGTAGGTGCTATTAGAGACCTTAAATATACATCTTCTGGTTTACAAATTGGCAAAATGCGTACACCTATTGGGGTTATTGGTATGATTTATGAATCACGCCCTAATGTAACCATTGATGCTGCGGCTCTTTGTCTAAAATCAGGTAATGCTATTATTTTAAGAGGAGGCTCTGAAGCCATCCACTCCAATAAAGCAATTGCAGCCTGCATTCAACAAGGATTACAAGAAGCCAACTTACCTAGTCATTGTGTACAACTGGTTAATACTACTGATCGCCAAGCTGTTGATTTGCTAATAACCATGCCTGAATATGTGGATGTTATTATTCCTCGTGGTGGTAAATCACTTATTCAACGTATTAGCGAGCACGCCAAAGTGCCTGTAATCAAGCATTTAGATGGGGTTTGCCATATTTATGTAGATCAATACGCTAACTTAGAAAAGGCATGCAAAATAGCATTAAATGCTAAATGTTATCGCTATGGCATCTGTGGTGCTATGGAAACACTCCTTGTTGATCAAACAGTAGCCGAAAAATTCTTACCTATCGTAGCACAACAATTTATAGAAAAAGGTGTTGAACTACGAGGCTGTGAACGAACACTTAACTACTTACCTAATATCAATAAAGCTACTGAGGAAGATTGGTTTACAGAGTATTTGGCAGCTATTCTAGCTGTACGAGTAGTTGATAATATTGAGCAAGCGATTAGCCATATTAATCATTATGGCTCTCATCATACAGATAGTATTATTACCGAAAATACAGAGTCGGTAAGACGTTTCCTTGCAGAAGTAGATTCAAGTTCAGTAATGCATAATACCCCAACATGCTTTGCAGATGGCTTTGAATATGGTTTAGGTGCAGAAATTGGTATTTCTACCGATAAACTGCATGTGCGCGGCCCTGTTGGTTTAGAGGGTTTGACTACGGAGAAATACATTGTATTAGGTGATGGTCAAACTCGTGGCTAA
- the nadD gene encoding nicotinate-nucleotide adenylyltransferase — translation MVKLVAKIGLLGGTFNPIHIGHLRSAIEVVEQLALDELKLIPNALPPHRETPSISAMHRLAMVQLATSNTPMFAVDDRELKRNKPSYTFDTLYSIHQELTDNDVLFFIMGWDAFCGLPSWYRWQELLNYCHILVLQRPHLSAKIPPELQTFIADKLVDSKQISEKYGQVAYIQQTPLDISSTKIRNSLVQGKSVQFLLPETVLDYINQHQLYQ, via the coding sequence ATGGTCAAACTCGTGGCTAAAATAGGTTTACTTGGTGGTACGTTTAATCCTATCCATATAGGACATTTAAGATCTGCAATTGAAGTAGTGGAACAGCTAGCATTGGATGAGTTAAAACTTATCCCTAATGCTCTACCGCCACATCGCGAAACACCTTCAATTAGTGCTATGCATCGTTTAGCAATGGTGCAATTGGCTACTAGCAATACACCTATGTTTGCTGTCGATGATAGAGAGTTAAAGCGTAACAAGCCCTCTTATACTTTTGATACACTTTATTCTATTCATCAAGAGTTAACTGATAATGATGTATTATTTTTCATTATGGGCTGGGATGCTTTTTGCGGATTACCCTCATGGTATCGCTGGCAAGAGCTATTAAATTATTGTCACATTCTTGTATTACAACGACCCCATCTATCTGCTAAAATCCCTCCTGAATTACAAACATTTATAGCAGATAAATTAGTTGACTCTAAACAGATTAGTGAAAAATACGGGCAAGTTGCTTATATACAGCAAACTCCTTTAGATATTTCATCAACTAAGATTAGAAACAGTTTAGTACAGGGTAAATCAGTACAATTTTTATTACCTGAGACTGTGTTAGACTATATTAATCAACACCAGCTTTATCAATAA
- the rsfS gene encoding ribosome silencing factor, whose product MQSKQIVEIATAALDDLKGKDIVVIDVHEKTSVTDFMVIATGSSSRQVKALADNVIEEVKKQGVRPLGIEGLENAEWALVDLGSVVVHVMLQETRSFYDLERLWQGAEQSRAKQTNNEAV is encoded by the coding sequence ATGCAAAGTAAACAAATTGTAGAAATTGCCACTGCTGCACTAGACGATTTAAAAGGCAAAGACATCGTTGTCATCGATGTTCATGAAAAAACTAGTGTTACTGATTTCATGGTCATTGCTACAGGTAGCTCTTCACGTCAAGTAAAAGCATTAGCAGATAATGTGATTGAAGAAGTGAAAAAACAAGGCGTACGTCCATTAGGTATCGAAGGTTTAGAAAATGCAGAATGGGCATTAGTAGATTTAGGTTCTGTGGTAGTTCATGTCATGCTACAAGAAACGCGTAGCTTTTATGATTTAGAACGCCTTTGGCAAGGTGCAGAGCAAAGTCGTGCTAAACAAACTAATAATGAAGCTGTCTAA
- the rlmH gene encoding 23S rRNA (pseudouridine(1915)-N(3))-methyltransferase RlmH has product MRIRLITVGSKMPRWIEEGWQEYHKRLPKELAVELIEIPLTTRGKNADIKRFIQQEGVAMLNKTQSTDKVITLEVTGKPWSTEQLAERLAQWQLAGQDINLMIGGPEGLAPEVCKRSDEKWSLSALTLPHPLVRVVIIEQLYRAWTILTGHPYHK; this is encoded by the coding sequence ATGCGTATTAGGCTAATTACTGTTGGTAGTAAAATGCCACGTTGGATAGAAGAAGGTTGGCAAGAATATCATAAACGATTACCCAAAGAGTTAGCTGTAGAATTAATAGAAATTCCACTTACTACTCGTGGTAAAAATGCTGATATCAAACGCTTTATTCAACAAGAAGGTGTTGCTATGTTGAATAAAACCCAATCTACTGACAAAGTTATTACTTTAGAAGTTACAGGTAAACCTTGGAGTACTGAGCAATTAGCTGAACGTTTAGCACAGTGGCAATTAGCAGGACAAGATATTAACTTGATGATTGGTGGGCCTGAAGGGTTAGCTCCAGAAGTTTGCAAGCGTAGTGATGAGAAATGGTCACTTTCTGCATTAACTTTACCTCATCCACTTGTTAGGGTTGTGATTATAGAACAGTTATATAGGGCCTGGACCATTCTCACTGGCCATCCCTATCATAAATAA
- the mrdA gene encoding penicillin-binding protein 2, whose protein sequence is MVEPLPIKDHIKNARIIRHRAIVGSIFIVTLMIILFARMYYLQVIQYKYHSTLSEKNRVHTQAIPPIRGIIYDRNGIVIASNEPSFNLTFTRERAKEWTTIIDTLVEVLHLTDEDKESLINKVKQRSRPFESVPLLYELTEEQRAIIAVNQPRLPGVEVEVQFIRNYPYGKLFAHSVGYVGRISDQDLKRVDTVEYSGTHHIGKTGAERFYESMLHGQVGYEEVETNARGKVMRVLSQTQPTAGQDLTLTLDYYLQKMAMQVLENKRAAIVALDPRNGEILALVSSPSYDPNPFVTGISQKDYNALANNPDKPFLNRAIYGTYPPGSTVKPLVALTGLEVGATTPEEKVFDPGFYQLPNSTHKYRNWNRGGDGWINMETAIMRSNDTYFYDLAYKIGINNLHKYLTLFGLGQRVSLDMYLEESPGIMPSREWKEQVHKQQWYPGHTLITGIGQGDMQTTILQIAQATALIANHGHWIRPHLLKFADNLTIDQLIANGSINTTDRPTPPDIKFKNKDNWNIINRDMQQVVHGARGTARKMGSTATYRIAGKSGTAQVVAIRQNERYDSKSLNERHRDHALFVAFAPAEKPRIVVAIIIENGESGSGLAAPIVKQVMDAWLLNEDGQLKTDTELMARKPPPEELSTTSETLKDKKNVN, encoded by the coding sequence ATGGTAGAACCACTTCCTATAAAAGATCATATAAAAAATGCCCGCATCATAAGGCATAGGGCGATTGTCGGTTCTATTTTTATTGTTACCTTAATGATCATTCTCTTTGCTAGAATGTATTATTTACAAGTTATTCAATACAAATATCATTCTACCCTTTCTGAAAAAAATCGTGTCCATACCCAAGCGATCCCTCCTATACGAGGTATTATTTATGATCGTAATGGTATCGTTATTGCCAGTAATGAACCCAGTTTTAACTTAACATTTACCCGTGAACGTGCCAAAGAGTGGACAACAATTATTGATACACTGGTCGAAGTTCTTCACTTAACAGATGAGGACAAAGAAAGTTTAATTAATAAAGTCAAACAACGTTCTCGTCCTTTTGAATCTGTCCCTCTGTTATATGAGCTTACTGAAGAACAGAGGGCTATTATTGCCGTTAATCAGCCTCGCTTACCAGGTGTTGAAGTTGAAGTACAATTCATCCGTAATTACCCCTATGGAAAGTTATTTGCTCATTCTGTAGGTTATGTAGGTCGTATCAGTGATCAAGATTTAAAACGCGTTGACACTGTTGAATATAGTGGCACACATCATATTGGAAAAACAGGTGCAGAACGTTTTTATGAAAGCATGCTACATGGTCAAGTTGGCTATGAAGAAGTAGAAACCAATGCACGTGGTAAAGTCATGCGTGTTTTAAGCCAAACACAACCCACAGCAGGGCAAGATTTAACGCTTACACTGGATTATTATTTACAAAAAATGGCAATGCAGGTCTTAGAGAATAAACGTGCTGCTATTGTCGCTTTAGACCCCCGTAATGGTGAAATTCTAGCTTTAGTTAGTTCGCCTAGTTATGATCCTAACCCCTTTGTCACAGGTATTAGCCAAAAAGATTACAATGCCTTAGCCAATAATCCAGATAAACCTTTTTTAAATCGTGCTATTTATGGCACTTATCCACCGGGTTCTACAGTAAAACCTTTAGTAGCATTAACAGGCCTTGAAGTGGGTGCTACGACACCTGAAGAAAAAGTCTTTGATCCAGGCTTCTATCAATTACCTAATTCTACCCATAAATACCGTAACTGGAACCGAGGTGGTGATGGTTGGATAAATATGGAAACCGCTATCATGCGCTCCAACGATACTTATTTTTATGATTTAGCCTATAAAATAGGTATTAATAATCTGCATAAGTACTTAACTTTATTTGGTTTAGGACAACGCGTTTCACTTGATATGTATTTAGAAGAGTCACCTGGTATCATGCCATCCAGAGAGTGGAAAGAGCAAGTTCATAAACAACAATGGTATCCTGGCCATACATTAATTACAGGAATTGGCCAAGGTGATATGCAAACAACTATTTTACAAATAGCTCAAGCAACTGCATTAATAGCAAATCATGGTCATTGGATTCGCCCTCATTTATTAAAATTTGCTGATAACCTAACTATAGATCAGCTAATTGCTAATGGTTCTATTAACACTACTGACCGACCAACTCCTCCAGATATTAAGTTTAAAAATAAGGATAATTGGAATATTATTAATCGGGATATGCAACAAGTTGTTCATGGAGCTCGGGGAACAGCTAGAAAAATGGGTAGTACAGCCACCTATCGTATAGCAGGTAAAAGTGGTACAGCCCAAGTAGTCGCCATTCGTCAAAATGAACGTTATGACAGTAAAAGCTTAAATGAAAGACATCGTGACCATGCCTTATTTGTGGCCTTTGCACCCGCTGAAAAACCACGTATCGTAGTTGCTATTATTATAGAAAATGGTGAATCGGGTAGTGGCTTAGCAGCCCCCATTGTTAAACAAGTTATGGATGCTTGGTTACTAAATGAAGACGGTCAATTAAAAACAGATACTGAGTTAATGGCTAGAAAGCCTCCACCAGAGGAATTATCTACCACTAGTGAAACATTAAAGGACAAAAAAAATGTTAACTAG
- the rodA gene encoding rod shape-determining protein RodA, with amino-acid sequence MLTSKKRIILNNQAPHKRRATFLERLHIDGYLLVLLMVLAAANLFILYSASGKNMELVNRQATFFIIGTVIMLAIAQFDPRFMARWVLIPYIIGVILLIIVDINGHNAMGAQRWLKIPGLIRFQPSEFMKIVVPATIAWYISRHSLPASFKHVVVSLVLTGIPFLLVLRQPDLGTSLLILAAGAFVIFIAGLRWSWIISAIVAIIPIAYGMWHFIMHDYQKHRVLTFINPESDPLGKGWNIIQSKAAIGSGGFWGKGWLEGTQSHLDFLPESHTDFVFALIGEEFGLFGVILLLTIYLLIIARCLMIAINAQTLFGKLLAGGLSMTFFVYVFVNIGMVSGLLPVVGVPLPLMSYGGTSVVTLLSSFGILMAIQTHRQWTTSIR; translated from the coding sequence ATGTTAACTAGTAAAAAACGAATTATTTTAAATAATCAAGCACCTCATAAACGAAGAGCTACCTTCTTAGAGCGACTGCATATTGATGGTTACTTGTTAGTACTATTAATGGTCTTAGCAGCAGCTAATTTATTTATCCTTTACTCTGCTAGTGGTAAAAATATGGAGCTTGTTAATAGACAAGCTACATTTTTTATTATAGGCACTGTCATCATGTTAGCCATTGCCCAGTTTGATCCACGGTTTATGGCACGCTGGGTGCTTATTCCCTATATTATTGGTGTTATCTTACTAATTATTGTAGACATCAATGGTCATAACGCAATGGGTGCACAGCGTTGGCTAAAAATACCGGGCTTAATTCGTTTCCAACCCTCTGAGTTTATGAAGATTGTTGTACCTGCCACTATCGCCTGGTATATTTCTCGACATAGCCTACCCGCTAGTTTTAAACATGTTGTGGTTAGCTTAGTTTTAACAGGGATTCCTTTTTTATTAGTACTTAGACAGCCTGATTTAGGAACATCATTACTTATTTTAGCAGCAGGAGCTTTCGTCATATTTATAGCAGGGCTTCGTTGGAGTTGGATTATTAGTGCTATTGTTGCCATTATCCCTATTGCTTATGGTATGTGGCATTTTATTATGCACGATTATCAAAAACATCGTGTGCTAACGTTTATTAATCCAGAATCAGACCCATTAGGTAAAGGTTGGAATATTATTCAATCCAAAGCAGCCATTGGCTCTGGAGGATTCTGGGGTAAAGGCTGGTTGGAAGGAACACAATCTCATTTAGACTTTTTACCAGAAAGCCATACAGACTTTGTTTTTGCCTTAATTGGTGAAGAGTTTGGTTTATTTGGTGTTATTTTACTATTAACAATCTATCTATTAATTATTGCACGCTGTTTGATGATTGCTATTAATGCCCAAACATTATTTGGCAAACTATTAGCAGGTGGTTTAAGCATGACATTCTTTGTTTACGTTTTTGTAAATATTGGTATGGTCAGTGGTTTATTACCTGTGGTAGGCGTTCCTTTACCTCTTATGAGTTATGGTGGAACATCAGTAGTTACCTTACTTTCCTCATTTGGTATTCTAATGGCTATACAAACTCACCGCCAATGGACAACGTCTATAAGATGA
- the mltB gene encoding lytic murein transglycosylase B, with amino-acid sequence MINKHTKIYTLLAWLLTATPITYADNYNESTEVQTFTKDLVENNGFAEEQLTALFSQVKRQQAILDLIAKPAEKAKLWKEYRPIFMTKQRVNEGVTFWKNNQEALERAEKTYGVPPQIVVAIIGVETFYGRNMGSWPVMDALTTLGFDYPPRSDFFRRQLKEYLLMTREEQLDPLTLKGSYAGAMGMAQFMPGSFRAYAVDFDNDGHIDIWNNPTDAIGSVANYFKEHGWQSKQPVVVQAKVTGDKVTSVLSTGLELDRTIAKLTQAGWSLPKTIPDNTPVMAFKLDGEAGDEYWVGLNNFQVITRYNRSVMYSLVVYQLSEQLLATKLNND; translated from the coding sequence ATGATAAATAAACACACTAAAATTTATACATTGTTAGCATGGTTATTAACAGCAACACCTATAACTTATGCTGATAATTACAATGAATCTACAGAGGTTCAAACATTTACTAAGGATTTAGTAGAAAATAATGGTTTTGCTGAAGAACAACTAACTGCTTTATTTAGCCAAGTTAAAAGACAACAAGCCATTTTAGATTTGATTGCCAAACCAGCTGAAAAAGCAAAATTATGGAAAGAATATCGCCCCATTTTCATGACTAAACAACGTGTTAATGAAGGTGTAACTTTCTGGAAGAATAACCAAGAAGCTTTGGAAAGAGCAGAAAAAACCTATGGTGTTCCTCCACAAATAGTTGTGGCGATTATTGGTGTAGAAACTTTCTATGGTCGTAATATGGGTAGTTGGCCTGTCATGGATGCTTTGACAACATTAGGCTTTGATTATCCACCTCGTAGTGATTTTTTTAGAAGACAGCTTAAAGAATATTTACTAATGACCCGTGAAGAGCAATTAGACCCCTTAACATTAAAAGGATCTTATGCAGGTGCCATGGGTATGGCTCAATTTATGCCAGGAAGTTTTAGAGCCTATGCTGTAGACTTTGATAATGATGGTCATATTGATATATGGAACAACCCCACAGATGCTATAGGAAGTGTAGCTAATTATTTCAAAGAACATGGCTGGCAATCTAAGCAACCTGTTGTGGTACAGGCTAAAGTAACAGGTGATAAAGTTACCAGTGTACTATCTACAGGGCTTGAATTAGATAGAACAATTGCTAAACTAACGCAGGCAGGTTGGTCACTACCAAAAACCATACCTGACAATACCCCTGTTATGGCATTTAAGCTAGATGGTGAAGCAGGTGACGAATATTGGGTTGGCTTAAATAACTTTCAGGTGATTACTCGTTATAATCGTAGCGTAATGTACTCATTAGTTGTTTACCAACTATCTGAACAACTATTGGCTACTAAATTAAATAATGACTAA